DNA from Metabacillus flavus:
ATAGAATAAGAAATGTAGAGAGAGAAGGAGGTGCCATAGAATGAACAACAGTGAAATCTTCGTGAGTCTCGACATCGGTACATCCAGTGTTAAAGTCATTATCGGGGAAATGGCCGACGATGCTTTAAACGTAATCGGTGTGGGGAATGTAAAATCAGAAGGATTAAAAAAAGGTTCAATCGTTGATATAGACGAAACCGTTCATTCTATTAAAAAAGCCGTGGAACAAGCGGAACGCATGGTAGGAATTCCCCTGAAAAGAGTGGTTGTGGGGGTTGCAGGCAACCATGTACATCTTCAGGATTGTCATGGTGTGGTTGCTGTTTCCAGTGAGAACAGGGAGATAGCAAATGAAGATGTCCGCCGAGTTATTGAAGCGGCCCAGGTGATGTCCATTCCTCCTGAACGAGAAATTATTGACGTTATTCCCCGTCAGTTCATCGTTGACGGTCTGGATGAGATAAATGATCCCCGCGGAATGCTTGGGGTCAGACTTGAAATGGAAGGGACAATCATTACCGGTTCCAAAACAATCTTACATAATCTGCTCCGCTGTGTTGAAAGGGCGGGGCTCGAAATAACAGACATCTGCCTTCAGCCTTTGGCTGCCGGTTCTGTAGCATTGTCCCGTGACGAGAAAAATCTCGGAGTTGCCATGATTGATATCGGCGGCGGCTCTACAACAATTGCTCTATTTGAGCAGGGGCATCTGCGTTCTGCTTCCGTTCTTCCTATCGGAGGGGAGCATTTGACAAAGGATTTGTCCATCGGGCTCCGTACAGCAACAGAAGAGGCAGAAAGAATCAAGGTTAAACATGGTCATGCTTTTTACGACCTTGCTTCCCCTGATGAAGTGTTTGAAGTATCCATCATTGGAACCGATCAAAAACAGCAATTTAATCAGCTGGA
Protein-coding regions in this window:
- the ftsA gene encoding cell division protein FtsA, which gives rise to MNNSEIFVSLDIGTSSVKVIIGEMADDALNVIGVGNVKSEGLKKGSIVDIDETVHSIKKAVEQAERMVGIPLKRVVVGVAGNHVHLQDCHGVVAVSSENREIANEDVRRVIEAAQVMSIPPEREIIDVIPRQFIVDGLDEINDPRGMLGVRLEMEGTIITGSKTILHNLLRCVERAGLEITDICLQPLAAGSVALSRDEKNLGVAMIDIGGGSTTIALFEQGHLRSASVLPIGGEHLTKDLSIGLRTATEEAERIKVKHGHAFYDLASPDEVFEVSIIGTDQKQQFNQLEISDIIEARLEELFEMVQHELMRLGVRDLPGGFVLTGGTVSMPGVLELAQDMLQSSVRIASPDYIGVREPRYMTGVGLIQFAYKNAKIQGRRIGSNVSQEVYAEQAAAVREEQPQRNSSKPKPNEEKKQSKVKKFFGYFFE